One stretch of Lemur catta isolate mLemCat1 chromosome 2, mLemCat1.pri, whole genome shotgun sequence DNA includes these proteins:
- the LOC123631829 gene encoding tapasin isoform X1 produces the protein MKPLSLLLAVALDLATAVSAGPAVIECWFVEDASGSNLAKRPAALLLRQGPGGPPPRLDLDPKLYLSVHDPAGALQDALRRYPRDAPAPHCEMSRFVPLPASAHWASGLTPEQSCPRALDGAWLMVSMSSSVLSLSSLLRPQPEHQQEPVPITEATVVLTVLTHTPAPRVRLGQDAMLDLSFAYMPPSSEAASSLAPGPPPFGLEWRRQHLGKGHLLLAATPGLDGQIPAAREGAVAFAAWNDDEPWGPWTGNGTFWLPAVQPFQEGTYLATVHLPYLQGQVTLELAVYKPPKVTLMPAPLVWAVPGEAPPELLCRVSHFYPSEGLKVEWELRGGPEGGSRKAGGQSWLSALSHHSDGSVSLSGHLRPPPVTAEQHGARYACLVRHPSLPASGRRAEVTLEVAGLSRPSLEDGIGLFLSSFLLLGLIKVLGWVAAYLSTCKDSKEKVTALHLPLFFPSHFTPRPTSSPWREAAGVVGLTQTWVKSYRYILTVGPFEHAT, from the exons ATGAAGCCCCTGTCTCTGCTCCTCGCTGTGGCTTTGG ACCTGGCCACTGCCGTCTCCGCGGGACCCGCGGTGATCGAGTGCTGGTTCGTGGAGGATGCCAGCGGAAGCAACCTGGCCAAGAGACCTGCTGCACTGTTGCTGCGCCAGGGACCCGGGGGACCGCCGCCCCGGCTGGACCTCGACCCTAAGCTCTACCTCAGCGTGCACG ACCCGGCTGGCGCCCTCCAGGATGCCCTCAGGCGGTACCCCCGGGACGCTCCCGCGCCGCACTGTGAGATGAGCCGCTTCGTCCCGCTCCCCGCCTCTGCGCATTGGGCCAGCGGCCTGACCCCGGAGCAGAGCTGCCCGCGGGCCCTGGACGGGGCTTGGCTGATGGTCAGCATGTCCAGCTCTGTTCTCAGCCTCTCCAGCCTCTTGCGACCACAGCCAGAGCATCAACAGGAGCCTGTTCCCATTACCGAGGCAACAG TGGTGCTCACTGTCCTCACTCACACCCCTGCCCCTCGAGTAAGACTGGGACAAGATGCTATGCTGGACCTGAGCTTCGCCTACATGCCCCCCAGCTCCGAGGCTGCCTCATCTCTGGCCCCAGGTCCCCCTCCCTTTGGGCTGGAGTGGCGACGCCAGCACCTGGGTAAGGGGCATCTGCTCCTGGCTGCAACTCCTGGACTGGATGGGCAGATACCAGCAGCCCGAGAGGGGGCAGTGGCATTTGCTGCTTGGAATGATGATGAGCCATGGGGCCCATGGACTGGGAATGGGACCTTCTGGCTGCCTGCAGTGCAGCCCTTCCAGGAGGGCACCTATCTGGCCACCGTACACCTGCCATACTTGCAAGGACAGGTCACTCTGGAGCTTGCTGTGTACA AGCCCCCCAAAGTGACCTTGATGCCAGCACCCCTTGTATGGGCTGTCCCAGGGGAGGCTCCCCCAGAGTTGCTCTGCCGTGTGTCCCACTTCTACCCTTCTGAGGGCCTGAAGGTAGAGTGGGAGCTCCGGGGCGGCCCAGAGGGTGGCTCTCGGAAGGCTGGGGGACAGAGTTGGCTCTCTGCCCTGAGCCACCATTCTGACGGCTCTGTCAGCCTCTCGGGGCACTTGCGGCCACCCCCAGTCACCGCTGAGCAGCACGGGGCACGCTACGCCTGTCTAGTCCGTCATCCCAGCCTGCCTGCCTCGGGCCGCAGAGCTGAAGTCACCCTGGAGGTGGCAG GCCTCTCCAGGCCCTCCCTCGAGGATGGTATAGGCCTTTTCCTGTCCTCCTTTCTCCTGCTTGGACTCATCAAAGTGCTGGGCTGGGTCG CTGCCTACCTGTCCACTTGCAAGGATTCAAAGGAGAAGGTAACAGCACTCCACCTccctttgtttttcccttctcattTTACCCCCCGCCCCACCTCATCACCATGGAGGGAGGCTGCTGGTGTGGTGGGGCTGACACAGACCTGGGTCAAATCCTACCGCTACATCCTAACTGTAGGACCCTTTGAACATGCTACTTAA
- the LOC123631829 gene encoding tapasin isoform X3 — protein MKPLSLLLAVALDLATAVSAGPAVIECWFVEDASGSNLAKRPAALLLRQGPGGPPPRLDLDPKLYLSVHDPAGALQDALRRYPRDAPAPHCEMSRFVPLPASAHWASGLTPEQSCPRALDGAWLMVSMSSSVLSLSSLLRPQPEHQQEPVPITEATVVLTVLTHTPAPRVRLGQDAMLDLSFAYMPPSSEAASSLAPGPPPFGLEWRRQHLEPPKVTLMPAPLVWAVPGEAPPELLCRVSHFYPSEGLKVEWELRGGPEGGSRKAGGQSWLSALSHHSDGSVSLSGHLRPPPVTAEQHGARYACLVRHPSLPASGRRAEVTLEVAGLSRPSLEDGIGLFLSSFLLLGLIKVLGWVAAYLSTCKDSKEKKAQ, from the exons ATGAAGCCCCTGTCTCTGCTCCTCGCTGTGGCTTTGG ACCTGGCCACTGCCGTCTCCGCGGGACCCGCGGTGATCGAGTGCTGGTTCGTGGAGGATGCCAGCGGAAGCAACCTGGCCAAGAGACCTGCTGCACTGTTGCTGCGCCAGGGACCCGGGGGACCGCCGCCCCGGCTGGACCTCGACCCTAAGCTCTACCTCAGCGTGCACG ACCCGGCTGGCGCCCTCCAGGATGCCCTCAGGCGGTACCCCCGGGACGCTCCCGCGCCGCACTGTGAGATGAGCCGCTTCGTCCCGCTCCCCGCCTCTGCGCATTGGGCCAGCGGCCTGACCCCGGAGCAGAGCTGCCCGCGGGCCCTGGACGGGGCTTGGCTGATGGTCAGCATGTCCAGCTCTGTTCTCAGCCTCTCCAGCCTCTTGCGACCACAGCCAGAGCATCAACAGGAGCCTGTTCCCATTACCGAGGCAACAG TGGTGCTCACTGTCCTCACTCACACCCCTGCCCCTCGAGTAAGACTGGGACAAGATGCTATGCTGGACCTGAGCTTCGCCTACATGCCCCCCAGCTCCGAGGCTGCCTCATCTCTGGCCCCAGGTCCCCCTCCCTTTGGGCTGGAGTGGCGACGCCAGCACCTGG AGCCCCCCAAAGTGACCTTGATGCCAGCACCCCTTGTATGGGCTGTCCCAGGGGAGGCTCCCCCAGAGTTGCTCTGCCGTGTGTCCCACTTCTACCCTTCTGAGGGCCTGAAGGTAGAGTGGGAGCTCCGGGGCGGCCCAGAGGGTGGCTCTCGGAAGGCTGGGGGACAGAGTTGGCTCTCTGCCCTGAGCCACCATTCTGACGGCTCTGTCAGCCTCTCGGGGCACTTGCGGCCACCCCCAGTCACCGCTGAGCAGCACGGGGCACGCTACGCCTGTCTAGTCCGTCATCCCAGCCTGCCTGCCTCGGGCCGCAGAGCTGAAGTCACCCTGGAGGTGGCAG GCCTCTCCAGGCCCTCCCTCGAGGATGGTATAGGCCTTTTCCTGTCCTCCTTTCTCCTGCTTGGACTCATCAAAGTGCTGGGCTGGGTCG CTGCCTACCTGTCCACTTGCAAGGATTCAAAGGAGAAG
- the LOC123631829 gene encoding tapasin isoform X2, with amino-acid sequence MKPLSLLLAVALDLATAVSAGPAVIECWFVEDASGSNLAKRPAALLLRQGPGGPPPRLDLDPKLYLSVHDPAGALQDALRRYPRDAPAPHCEMSRFVPLPASAHWASGLTPEQSCPRALDGAWLMVSMSSSVLSLSSLLRPQPEHQQEPVPITEATVVLTVLTHTPAPRVRLGQDAMLDLSFAYMPPSSEAASSLAPGPPPFGLEWRRQHLGKGHLLLAATPGLDGQIPAAREGAVAFAAWNDDEPWGPWTGNGTFWLPAVQPFQEGTYLATVHLPYLQGQVTLELAVYKPPKVTLMPAPLVWAVPGEAPPELLCRVSHFYPSEGLKVEWELRGGPEGGSRKAGGQSWLSALSHHSDGSVSLSGHLRPPPVTAEQHGARYACLVRHPSLPASGRRAEVTLEVAGLSRPSLEDGIGLFLSSFLLLGLIKVLGWVAAYLSTCKDSKEKKAQ; translated from the exons ATGAAGCCCCTGTCTCTGCTCCTCGCTGTGGCTTTGG ACCTGGCCACTGCCGTCTCCGCGGGACCCGCGGTGATCGAGTGCTGGTTCGTGGAGGATGCCAGCGGAAGCAACCTGGCCAAGAGACCTGCTGCACTGTTGCTGCGCCAGGGACCCGGGGGACCGCCGCCCCGGCTGGACCTCGACCCTAAGCTCTACCTCAGCGTGCACG ACCCGGCTGGCGCCCTCCAGGATGCCCTCAGGCGGTACCCCCGGGACGCTCCCGCGCCGCACTGTGAGATGAGCCGCTTCGTCCCGCTCCCCGCCTCTGCGCATTGGGCCAGCGGCCTGACCCCGGAGCAGAGCTGCCCGCGGGCCCTGGACGGGGCTTGGCTGATGGTCAGCATGTCCAGCTCTGTTCTCAGCCTCTCCAGCCTCTTGCGACCACAGCCAGAGCATCAACAGGAGCCTGTTCCCATTACCGAGGCAACAG TGGTGCTCACTGTCCTCACTCACACCCCTGCCCCTCGAGTAAGACTGGGACAAGATGCTATGCTGGACCTGAGCTTCGCCTACATGCCCCCCAGCTCCGAGGCTGCCTCATCTCTGGCCCCAGGTCCCCCTCCCTTTGGGCTGGAGTGGCGACGCCAGCACCTGGGTAAGGGGCATCTGCTCCTGGCTGCAACTCCTGGACTGGATGGGCAGATACCAGCAGCCCGAGAGGGGGCAGTGGCATTTGCTGCTTGGAATGATGATGAGCCATGGGGCCCATGGACTGGGAATGGGACCTTCTGGCTGCCTGCAGTGCAGCCCTTCCAGGAGGGCACCTATCTGGCCACCGTACACCTGCCATACTTGCAAGGACAGGTCACTCTGGAGCTTGCTGTGTACA AGCCCCCCAAAGTGACCTTGATGCCAGCACCCCTTGTATGGGCTGTCCCAGGGGAGGCTCCCCCAGAGTTGCTCTGCCGTGTGTCCCACTTCTACCCTTCTGAGGGCCTGAAGGTAGAGTGGGAGCTCCGGGGCGGCCCAGAGGGTGGCTCTCGGAAGGCTGGGGGACAGAGTTGGCTCTCTGCCCTGAGCCACCATTCTGACGGCTCTGTCAGCCTCTCGGGGCACTTGCGGCCACCCCCAGTCACCGCTGAGCAGCACGGGGCACGCTACGCCTGTCTAGTCCGTCATCCCAGCCTGCCTGCCTCGGGCCGCAGAGCTGAAGTCACCCTGGAGGTGGCAG GCCTCTCCAGGCCCTCCCTCGAGGATGGTATAGGCCTTTTCCTGTCCTCCTTTCTCCTGCTTGGACTCATCAAAGTGCTGGGCTGGGTCG CTGCCTACCTGTCCACTTGCAAGGATTCAAAGGAGAAG